In Pyricularia oryzae 70-15 chromosome 2, whole genome shotgun sequence, one genomic interval encodes:
- a CDS encoding phytochrome-1 — protein MDLGHEPAAGDATPAAEVQQCPDIYSQPESRRSTPDILSGVPSPTNSTETAGMSLISSPTPTQIDPFATAISGTAGNGTPSISSWSSNSDRQLGHAYGDDRVFPIRSVLTVDNSGHSGEQSDYFPQRHSHEDTPQSPRGALRSFMDLAGPVRRPGPASEEPSSSTVTSPSERVGRVEPGGRQRQNTGTGSVVSIHGDFSRHTTFVEPIPISLDDDSSSDEGGRPPSIPAVANTSEPNDGQSVAADEPIDERLTNMRFEHVVTAEGHAVITGRSGKLQRCEDEPIHAPGAVQGFGALVALAEDENGCHLVRYASENTKHILGYSPQRLFSLENFFDILSDEQAENMQDHMDFIRDEEANPEANGPEVFSISIRLPKADQNTRIKPVKIWCAMHINPARPEMVVCEFELDDDEANPLRPPGEVTPEIPTDTLQANPTAEELMESTEVLSKPIRVLRSARKRRGEAGAMQIFDIMSQVQEQLATADNLEKFLKILVGIVSELTGFHRVMIYQFDSEFNGRVVTELVDTAQTRDLYKGLHFPASDIPKQARDLYKINKVRLLYDRDQPTARLVCRSTEDLDKPLDLTHSYLRAMSPIHLKYLNNMAVRSSMSISIKAFDELWGLIACHSYGPRGMRVSFPIRKMCRLVGDTASRNIERLSYASRLQARKLINTVPTDKNPSGYIVASSDDLLKLFDADFGAVSIRGETKILGKPESTQEILVLLEYLRMKKFTSVLTSQDLTVDFADLRYAPGFQMIAGVLYVPLSVGGNDFIVFFRQGQVRQVKWAGNPYEKVVQEGTQHYLEPRKSFKVWHETVVGKCRDWSEEQVETAAVLCLVYGKFIEVWRQKEAALQSSKLTKLLLANSAHEVRTPLNAIINYLEIALEGSLDQETRDNLSKSHSASKSLIYVINDLLDLTKAEEGQELIKDEIFDLPACIHEATESFTSDAKRKGIGYEVIEHPGLPRAVYGDQRKVRQAVANVTANAVQHTSQGFVKIEFYVVEVDVEQHKVKVEIAVQDTGSGMSNAQLDALFRDLEQVSIDDTQPLDPTGPDTTESNETQSPRTLGLGIAVVGRIVRNMNGQLRLKSEVGKGSRFVMQFPFDMPTDDSPMSQDGSSVAVHSVTDSNTVSLSGTGRLEGEVTLIDGGPVVNETDLFQGPSPKRSLEDAASINSRNSVNSKTSLRSRTSVRSKGSAKSNISDADRLIDAIQLPLEFGEPDSQRIGLERRNSKGAYYQAGPSSHSRRASVSPTATRRSDSLGRSSAHRTEGAMSTSAGAPVGMQYVTDAKMPMKPVRIADDDELHDRPQRPHQSQTSGVLFELPDDGAKPPRSSDAHSVSTAAPSEYQAPLRVLCAEDDPINMKLLRKRLEKAGHVVSHTVNGADCASVYKELPSSFDVILMDMQMPIVDGLDSTKMIRAFELEEEKKPEGESTTSGRTIPIIAVSASLLESKKSTYVEAGFDGWILKPIDFKRLETLLTGIGDSAVRNDCLYEPGCWERGGWFFEKDQIASNEASGSDAEKEKDEQKAP, from the exons ATGGACCTGGGTCACGAGCCCGCCGCGGGCGATGCGACCCCCGCAGCGGAGGTGCAACAATGCCCGGACATATATTCCCAGCCGGAGAGTCGCAGAAGCACCCCGGATATACTTTCAGGCGTGCCGTCCCCTACAAACTCCACCGAGACCGCGGGAATGTCTCTGATCAGCAGTCCGACGCCGACGCAAATCGACCCATTCGCTACAGCTATTTCTGGAACCGCAGGGAACGGCACTCCTAGCATATCATCATGGAGTTCAAACTCGGACAGGCAACTTGGTCACGCCTATGGAGACGACCGAGTATTTCCTATACGATCGGTGCTAACCGTCGATAACTCGGGTCACTCAGGAGAGCAATCGGATTATTTCCCGCAACGTCACAGTCATGAAGACACCCCGCAGTCACCTAGAGGAGCTCTAAGGTCGTTTATGGACCTTGCAGGTCCTGTCAGGCGTCCAGGCCCTGCAAGTGAGGAGCCCAGCTCTTCCACTGTGACATCTCCCAGCGAACGTGTCGGCCGAGTTGAGCCAGGGGGGAGACAGAGGCAGAATACCGGCACTGGATCTGTCGTGAGCATCCATGGGGATTTCAGTCGCCATACTACCTTTGTTGAGCCAATACCAATTTCCCTGGACGATGATTCATCGTCTGATGAAGGTGGAAGGCCGCCATCCATTCCGGCGGTAGCAAACACTAGTGAGCCCAACGACGGACAATCGGTGGCCGCCGACGAGCCGATAGATGAACGCTTGACGAATATGAGGTTCGAGCACGTGGTGACGGCAGAGGGCCATGCTGTAATTACGGGAAGGTCTGGAAAACTTCAACGATGCGAGGATGAACCTATTCATGCACCTGGTGCAGTTCAGGGCTTCGGAGCGCTGGTCGCCCTCGCCGAGGACGAGAACGGTTGTCACTTGGTGCGCTACGCGAGTGAGAACACGAAGCACATATTGGGATATTCTCCCCAACGGCTGTTTAGCCTGGAAAACTTCTTTGACATTCTCAGCGACGAGCAGGCCGAGAACATGCAGGACCATATGGACTTTATCAGGGACGAGGAAGCGAACCCCGAagccaacggacccgaagtGTTCAGCATTTCCATTCGCCTACCAAAAGCAGATCAAAACACGAGGATAAAGCCCGTCAAGATCTGGTGCGCCATGCATATCAACCCGGCCCGTCCCGAAATGGTTGTGTGCGAATTCGAGctggatgacgacgaggcgAACCCTTTGAGGCCACCGGGCGAGGTCACTCCTGAAATACCTACAGACACGTTGCAGGCGAACCCCACCGCGGAGGAGCTCATGGAGAGCACTGAGGTTTTGAGCAAGCCCATCAGAGTTTTGCGCAGTGCTCGTAAGCGAAGGGGTGAGGCCGGCGCCATGCAGATTTTTGATATCATGTCGCAAGTACAAGAGCAGCTCGCAACTGCCGACAACCTAGAGAAATTTCTCAAAATTCTGGTCGGTATTGTGTCCGAGTTGACCGGCTTCCACCGTGTCATGATATACCAGTTTGACTCCGAGTTCAATGGCCGAGTGGTCACAGAGCTCGTCGACACGGCCCAGACGAGGGATCTTTACAAAGGTCTCCACTTCCCTGCATCTGATATCCCGAAACAGGCTCGCGACCTATACAAGATCAACAAGGTCCGTCTGCTATACGACCGGGATCAACCAACGGCGCGCCTTGTATGCCGGTCAACCGAAGATCTAGACAAGCCCTTGGACCTGACCCATTCTTACCTCAGGGCCATGTCCCCGATTCATCTCAAATATCTGAACAACATGGCTGTGCGCTCGTCCATGTCGATATCTATCAAGGCGTTTGATGAGCTATGGGGCCTGATAGCCTGTCACTCATATGGGCCGAGAGGAATGCGAGTCTCGTTTCCCATCAGGAAGATGTGTCGCCTCGTGGGAGACACGGCCTCTAGAAACATTGAGAGACTATCATATGCATCTAGGCTTCAAGCCAGGAAGCTTATCAATACGGTGCCAACCGACAAGAACCCGTCGGGATACATTGTAGCATCGTCCGATGATCTCTTGAAGCTGTTTGATGCCGACTTTGGAGCAGTCTCGATTAGGGGCGAGACCAAGATCCTAGGAAAACCCGAATCGACACAGGAGATTCTAGTTCTACTCGAGTACCTGCGCATGAAGAAGTTCACGTCGGTGCTGACGAGTCAAGACCTGACCGTGGACTTTGCGGACCTCAGGTACGCTCCAGGCTTTCAAATGATCGCCGGTGTTCTGTATGTCCCGCTCAGCGTCGGCGGGAACGATTTTATCGTGTTTTTCCGCCAGGGTCAGGTCCGGCAAGTGAAATGGGCAGGCAATCCGTACGAAAAGGTTGTCCAGGAAGGTACACAACATTATCTAGAGCCGAGGAAGAGTTTCAAGGTGTGGCACGAAACGGTGGTGGGCAAATGCAGAGATTGGTCCGAGGAACAGGTCGAAACGGCGGCCGTTCTCTGCCTAGTATACG GTAAATTCATCGAGGTCTGGAGGCAAAAAGAGGCTGCCCTTCAGAGCAGCAAGCTCACAAAGCTGCTTCTCGCCAATTCTGCCCACGAAGTCAGGACGCCCTTGAACGCCATCATCAACTACCTAGAAATTGCTCTAGAAGGGTCTCTTGACCAAGAGACCAGGGACAACCTATCCAAATCACATTCTGCCTCAAAATCCCTCATCTACGTCATCAACGATCTGCTCGACCTCACCAAGGCAGAAGAAGGCCAGGAGCTCATCAAAGATGAGATATTCGACCTTCCAGCCTGCATCCATGAGGCGACGGAGTCATTCACCTCGGATGCCAAGCGCAAAGGCATTGGCTACGAGGTCATTGAGCATCCAGGTCTGCCAAGGGCGGTATATGGCGACCAACGCAAGGTCAGGCAGGCCGTCGCCAATGTTACGGCCAACGCTGTCCAACACACATCGCAAGGCTTTGTCAAGATCGAGTTTTACGTCGTCGAGGTGGATGTCGAGCAGCACAAGGTCAAGGTCGAGATTGCGGTTCAGGACACGGGCTCAGGCATGTCAAACGCTCAACTAGACGCGCTCTTCCGTGACCTTGAGCAGGTCAGCATCGATGATACTCAGCCGTTGGACCCAACCGGTCCAGACACGACCGAATCCAACGAGACGCAGTCGCCTAGAACTCTCGGTCTCGGCATAGCAGTCGTGGGCAGGATCGTGCGAAACATGAATGGACAGCTGCGTCTCAAGTCGGAAGTCGGCAAAGGCTCCAGATTCGTCATGCAGTTCCCTTTTGATATGCCGACGGACGACTCACCAATGTCGCAGGATGGGAGCAGTGTGGCAGTGCATTCGGTTACAGACTCGAATACCGTGTCACTCTCGGGAACTGGCCGTCTCGAAGGAGAAGTCACACTGATTGATGGCGGGCCTGTTGTCAACGAGACTGATCTCTTCCAGGGGCCGTCGCCAAAGAGGAGCCTTGAGGACGCGGCTAGCATCAATAGTCGCAACAGTGTCAACAGCAAGACTAGTCTAAGGAGCAGAACCAGCGTGAGGAGCAAAGGTAGTGCCAAGAGCAACATCAGCGATGCGGACCGTTTGATCGACGCAATCCAGCTCCCTCTTGAGTTTGGCGAGCCAGACTCGCAACGCATCGGTCTTGAGCGTCGGAATTCAAAGGGTGCCTATTACCAGGCAGGGCCCAGCTCCCATAGCCGAAGAGCATCGGTCAGTCCGACGGCAACGAGGAGGTCAGATAGTCTGGGTCGTTCCTCGGCTCACCGTACGGAAGGCGCTATGAGCACATCAGCAGGCGCTCCAGTGGGGATGCAATATGTGACAGATGCAAAGATGCCAATGAAGCCTGTCAGGAttgccgacgacgacgaactTCACGATCGTCCCCAACGACCACACCAGAGTCAGACGTCTGGCGTGCTCTTCGAACTGCCAGACGACGGCGCAAAGCCACCCAGGAGTTCTGATGCGCATTCGGTCAGTACTGCGGCTCCATCGGAATACCAAGCGCCCCTGCGGGTCCTCTGCGCTGAAGATGACCCCATCAACATGAAGTTGTTGAGAAAACGACTGGAGAAGGCTGGCCATGTTGTTTCTCACACGGTCAACGGCGCTGATTGTGCATCTGTATACAAGGAGTTACCCAGCTCCTTTGATGTGATTTTGATGGATATGCAG ATGCCGATCGTCGATGGTCTGGATAGCACCAAGATGATTCGTGCCTTTGAACTCGAGGAGGAGAAAAAGCCCGAGGGCGAATCTACCACATCTGGAAGGACAATTCCGATTATAGCCGTTTCGGCTTCGCTGTTGGAGTCTAAAAAGTCGACCTACGTCGAGGCAGGTTTCGACGGCTGGATTCTAAAGCCCATCGACTTTAAACGTTTGGAAACTCTGCTTACTGGCATTGGCGATTCCGCTGTGAGGAACGACTGTCTTTATGAACCCGGCTGCTGGGAAAGGGGAGGCTGGTTCTTTGAGAAAGACCAGATTGCAAGCAACGAGGCTAGCGGATCCGATGctgaaaaagagaaagatgaGCAGAAGGCACCTTGA
- a CDS encoding phosphoglycerate dehydrogenase — protein sequence MAPSAIVDSAPASPTINGDRPRILVPEKVSPDGLAMLTGLYDVDKRQGLSAEELVEIIPNYHGLIVRSETKVTAQVLSAAAKLRVVARAGVGVDNINVDAATKQGIIVVNSPAGNIVAAAEHTVALLLATARHVGRADSTLKQRKWERSKLVGVEVGRKTLGVIGLGKVGIRVARMATGLGMKVIALDPYASEDLAKQAQVKLVSSLEELLPAVDFLTIHTPLLASTLNLLGEAEFQKMKPTSRVLNVARGGVYNEDALIRALDEGWIAGAGIDVFTSEPPEPESSAARLAAHPKVVATPHLGASTVEAQENVSLDVCAQVLEILRGGLPTAAVNAPLILPEEYRKLQLFVRLVERMGGLYTQHFAGSKGRTTGSRRFELNYQGELASVSNTRPLFAALVKGLVSSISDSGGQDVNIVNAMLIAKDKGIAVNETHTRESSDQAYASLVTLRVSGAGDEDQHVIEGYVSGQNVYISRLGRFNANFTPEGMMLILHNYDEPGKIGNVGSVLGRHSINIRFMQVAGLALHDQQKEQVSSNRDRVGEHENEALMILGVDGEITKEVLNDLSQAEGILNVSLVRL from the coding sequence ATGGCACCCTCGGCAATAGTGGACTCAGCCCCCGCCTCTCCAACCATCAACGGGGATCGGCCCCGAATTCTGGTCCCGGAAAAGGTCTCACCTGATGGCCTGGCCATGCTCACCGGCCTTTACGATGTCGATAAAAGACAAGGGCTCTCGGCCGAGGAGCTTGTTGAGATCATCCCAAACTACCACGGCCTGATCGTCCGCTCCGAGACCAAGGTGACAGCTCAGGTGCTTTCTGCAGCCGCAAAGCTGCGCGTGGTTGCCAGGGCCGGCGTGGGCGTTGACAACATCAACGTCGACGCTGCCACCAAGCAAGGCATCATCGTCGTAAACTCGCCTGCGGGAAACATTGTCGCTGCGGCTGAGCATACTGTCGCGCTGCTTCTCGCTACGGCTCGCCACGTAGGCAGGGCTGACAGTACCCTCAAACAACGCAAGTGGGAGCGCAGCAAGCTTGTCGGTGTTGAGGTTGGTCGCAAGACTCTCGGTGTTATCGGGCTGGGAAAGGTGGGCATCAGGGTGGCGCGCATGGCTACGGGCCTGGGAATGAAGGTCATAGCCCTGGATCCGTACGCGAGTGAGGACCTTGCCAAGCAGGCGCAGGTCAAGTTGGTCAGTTCACTGGAGGAGTTGTTGCCAGCCGTCGACTTTTTGACCATCCACACCCCGTTGCTCGCCAGCACACTCAATCTACTTGGAGAGGCAGAGTTCCAGAAGATGAAGCCGACATCGCGAGTGCTCAATGTGGCCAGGGGAGGAGTTTATAACGAGGATGCGCTGATCCGCGCGCTGGACGAAGGCTGGATCGCGGGAGCTGGCATTGACGTCTTTACATCGGAACCTCCGGAGCCCGAGTCCTCTGCGGCAAGACTGGCGGCGCACCCAAAGGTTGTAGCAACGCCGCATCTCGGAGCATCGACTGTCGAAGCCCAAGAGAACGTTTCGCTTGATGTATGCGCGCAGGTGCTGGAGATATTGCGAGGCGGGCTCCCCACAGCTGCAGTAAACGCACCCCTTATCCTGCCAGAGGAATACCGCAAGCTGCAACTGTTTGTACGCCTCGTCGAAAGAATGGGAGGACTCTACACGCAGCATTTCGCCGGATCTAAAGGCCGCACGACGGGTAGTCGACGTTTTGAGCTCAACTACCAAGGCGAGCTGGCGTCCGTCTCAAACACACGCCCTCTCTTTGCGGCTCTGGTCAAAGGCTTGGTGTCTAGTATCAGTGACTCGGGCGGCCAGGACGTGAATATCGTCAACGCCATGCTCATTGCCAAGGACAAGGGGATCGCGGTGAACGAGACGCACACGCGAGAGTCCAGTGACCAGGCATATGCCAGTCTTGTTACCCTCCGAGTTAGTGGCGCCGGTGATGAAGATCAGCATGTGATTGAGGGATATGTTAGTGGGCAGAATGTCTACATCAGCAGACTGGGCCGCTTCAATGCCAACTTCACCCCTGAGGGTATGATGCTCATCTTGCACAACTACGACGAGCCTGGAAAGATTGGCAACGTCGGTAGCGTCCTGGGCAGGCACTCTATCAACATCCGCTTCATGCAGGTGGCAGGTCTTGCTCTACACGACCAGCAGAAAGAGCAAGTCAGTAGTAATCGGGACCGTGTTGGTGAACATGAGAACGAAGCGCTCATGATACTTGGAGTTGATGGAGAGATCACCAAGGAGGTGCTGAATGATCTCAGCCAGGCCGAAGGTATTCTCAATGTAAGTCTCGTGCGGCTATAA